The Anabas testudineus chromosome 3, fAnaTes1.2, whole genome shotgun sequence sequence AGCAGGGTCAAAGGGAATGCTGCGTGTATTAAAACAGAGGATGGCGTTGTGGAGTGCCAAGGCAGTGAAGACTTCCCCAAAAAGAAATCTCGCTCAAAGTCCTTGACCAAACCAGGTGGTCTGGAGGAGGACAGTGCACAGGCCAGAGCGGCCAAACGCAATGGGCAAGGAAAACGGCAAAACTCCAGGGGCAGTGACGTGAGCTCACCGTCTTCCTCAAACAGCGTGTATGATGGTTGTCCCCAGCAGGAGAGAATGTGGCAGAGAATCCGTGAAGTGGAAGAGAAACAGCCTGAGGTCAAAACTGGCTTCATTGGTTCCTTTCTAGACTTCATCAAGTCTGGTCCCAAACAGCAGTACTCTCCAAATCCTCCACGAACAGTTAGTCGGCCCAGAAAGCCTTGCACCTCATCCAAACCACAGACGTGTATTTTACCTACTTTGCCTTCTAAGCTGCAGACGCTGCCGAGCCCCTTGATTCCCCAGGAGAGTCAAGGAGCGAGTTCTCAGCAGAAACGTCTGGATGAAGATCTGCAAAAGAACTTGGAGACTCTGCCATCGTTCAGCTCGGATGAGGAGGAGAACACCGGGAAGAACCAGGCTCTGAGGAACAGCATCAGCTCAGTGCTGTCAGCTCTAGATGAGTCTTCAGATCGGAAAACAAGAACCGGTAAGAACACTCAATTCAAGCATGTCTGGAGGTGTCtatatgtgtctgtatgtttttctttgtttatgtatttgtgattCTTCTCCAGACAACCAAATTCCTGCTCTGATTATGAAGCCAGACCAAATTCCCACCATGCCACACATTGTCACCGAGACCTGTTTGCCACAGGGAATCGTTCCCAGTCAGACGACAAACACTGTTTCAGGAGGGACTGCATTTGCAGCCAAAGAGGAGTCCAAAGACACGTCGCCAGGCCAGCTGGCCGTGCAGCTGATGAGTGTGGCCATCGAGGGATTGACAGATGAGGAACTGTCGGACAGCGGAGGAGAGGGAATGTACCGGGAGAGAGATGAGTTTGTCGTCAGGAATGAGGACATTGAAAGTTTGAAGGTACAGTTGTGGAAAGTGTGGatgtaaaattaattattataaacacGGATTTCTGTGTTCACAGTACGTAGGGTCGTATAGATAAGAATACTTGTATTAAACCTTATTGTAACGCCTACTTTTATCAGATTTATAGTTGCATAATTTTCTAAGGATGCAACTTTCCTTACATACTGAAGCCTGTTGTTCACTGTGCCATGTGTTCAGGTGACAATGAGAACAGGGAGTGAGCCTCCAGCCATCTGGAAAGTACAGAAGGCTCTGCTGCAGAAATTTGTTCCTGAActgagagatggaaagagagtcTTTTCAGCCACGAACAGTGTGAGTAATAGCCCACGTGCTGATGCTCATACACTCAAGTATTTGATCATTCAAATAACTGTGTTCATTGTACAACAAGTAAGGTTTTACTTTGTGTGCGTGCAGTATCTTGGATACTTTGGCGATGCCAAGACCATGTACCGGAGGGTGTATGTGAAGTTCTTGGACACAGTCAACAAAAGGGAGTATGTACGAGTTTGTAGTCGGAAGCCACGCTGCAAGCCTATGAACTCAATAAGGTATGTCTCATGTGCTGTCTGATGTAGGTCCATTTGTTTGTAACGTGTTCTTCATCTATGTAACTTCCTTGGTTTTGCTTCCCAGGGGTGTTCAGGTTAAAACTTTGTTGGGTCTGACCGCCACCCCTTCCTCAGTCTCCCAGAGCCAAAAGCCTCGACCTAAACAACTTAAACAAAGGGCAGAACCTCCACCtaagaagaggaggaaatggaaagAGGCGTTTTCACCCACTGCCTCAGGATCATCTGCAGAAGAAGGTGGTGAAGAGGATGGTGAAAAAACCTTTTAACTTTTCTCAATGAATCTAGTTTGGAGATACATTAAGCTGTTGTGATAGTGATCTAAACGTCttcccactctctctttctcttcctcgtGATCTCTTCTGAATGTTGCGCACAGAGTTAAACCCTCCAGTGCCGTCTGCTTCACGGATCCTTAACACACGAACCATGAAGGAGACATTTAAGAGCTTCGTGGAACTGCTCATCAGCATTGCCTTAGATGAAGATGTGATGACAGCACTCGAGAGGGCAAATGGTGAGTGGACTTTCTTTTTGGAGATTGGGTTTTCAGCTTGAGAGGCCAGAACTGAAGAGAAACTATAAAGACAAGGCTTTGATGTGACTTTAACCGTGTCTGACTTCATATACTTCAGACGAGTTGCTGCTGCCACACATGAAGAGAGTGGATGGGATGATCACTGACAACAGGAAACGCCTGCTTCACAAATTGCATATAGGTCAGGTCCTGAAGGTAAGTGTGTCTTTGTAACTGGATATTAATGGGTGAGTTGTCTGTAATCCACACtcttaaatgtatgtaaatcaCACAACAGCAAAATATGAATGAATCGCTCCATATGATTTCCTTAACTATATCTATTGTCACATAATGGGAAGGAAAGAAGTTTGGGACTTGACAGAACTTGGGTAACGCTCCTGTTTTCTATCTTCAGACAGCTCTAGACAGCTTCCCAGAGATCTCAGTCGTAACTGAACTGAAGAAGGACGGGGAAACCCCAGCCTTCAAGGTTCGCCTCAGTGGGAAGGCCTACAACAAGAAGACCATGAAGCCCTATAAGATGCCTAACAAAGTGCCACAGGTGAGCAACTCTGAATCTGTCCAGTAGAGGGTGCAGTGTCACCAGTTGTGCTTCTATAGTGTTTCATACTGAAGCTACTGTAGCCTTTTGAATTTATTCTGTCCCTTATTACTctaatattttaatgaaatagaaatgttGGATGTGAAAACCCAAATGTTAttcaagacttttttttttcttttaatttttttaggAGTACACAGTGGACCAGCAGAAAACTCAGTGGTTCTCCCTGTACCACTCCTTACAACACTACAAGTACCACACGTACCTCATGTGTAAGGATGAGGTGAGGCTTTCTCTTACACACATGTAGACTCTTCAGTAATGTTATTGGGGCTTTTACACCTCTGTTATGTTGGACTTGTTTATTTAATAGTGATAAATGCTCTGTTTGTGGTTCCTCACTCCAGATTGCATCTCTGCGGGTGCAGGCAGGAGAACTGGGGCAGGAGGAGACTGTACAGAAGTGTCTGCAGAATGGAGCTTGGGTAGAGGGGCTCTTTGATCGCTTTGGAGATCTAATGAATCAAGTGCAGCAGGCCTGCCGATGATCCAGCCGTGACAGCGTTGTTTCAAAGAGTCTGATGTTTAAAATTCAGAGCTGCCTCCAGCTGAAAATGGCAACAGAGAAGGATGAAGCGAGTCTCTCCTCCCAGCCACACAGATGTTTGAATCGGCTCGCTCGTCAGCTGACTCGCCTGATGGACGTTCAGGGGCAACAGGTGAACAGTGGGACAACAATCAAGTTTATATTCTACATCACTGAGTGCCCACAGAAAGCAGTGACCTGGTCAAAGGTGGAGAAGGACTTTGTTTTGGGAGCATTTTGGGAGACTTCCACATAGTGATTCTCTgagtgtttgtagttttttgtaGTTACAAGCCCCCTTTTTATGGGCCCTTTCTTagatttgtattgtttttttaatcagtttttagTTAAATGCCAGATCATAACCAGTGAGTATGCACTCGATAGAAAGCAATCAGCATAGGAAGTAGAGCACAGCACATAAAAATGCAGAAATCCGATTGCCTACAGCTATAACAAGCCTTCATCAATCATTTGATAAGTGGGCTCACATATACAGTTGATttattgtaaaagaaaactatatattatatataaccATAGTTATATACTGTTTGTAAAACATCCATTTTGTAATGGAGCACCAACTTatatataatgtacattttgtaTAAAGGATTAGGGACATGGGGACTGCAGCAGTTGTTTGGTAAAACATAAACTGTATCTACGTTGTGGTGTAACTTGTGCTTCGAACACCCCTCTGCTTTTTAAGATGCATAATCTGTGCAGTTGCAGTACTGCTTTTTATGAATTTAGTCAAATCAGCTATTGCCTTGACTTATCTGagagtaaaatgaaataaataaaagttcttTATACTCCTTTACAGACACAGCCCACATTTTTATTACAGATATCTATTTTTCACAGAAGTTCATGCTGTTATATTCTCTCGTTCATTACAGTTTCTGAAACACTCTAAGTCAGTCACCGATTTGAtgctatatataaaaaaaaaatcttgttcTTGAACCATGCAGCTTGTAAATAAAGTGCTGCATGTATCAcatacttgtttttgtgttgtgttttgtgttgtctgaGGTTCTTAATGTCTTCAAATTCACCAGTCTTTGAAATCTGACAGGagcaaaaatgtaattgtacCATAGTGACCAGAAATATTTAACTAGACTTCCAAGAACATGCGTATAAAAATTTGAGCCGCCGCCTTTATTTTGGAAATGAGTTGCTAGagcctgaaataaaaacacttcttgAACAGGTGATTCTGAGTACAATCTTATGCAAGCTCTTCAGAAGAGCTGCTTTTACTGGGAGACGATGTCGAATTTTAGAAGCTGCAGGACACGACTGCATAGCGAGGTTGTTGGGTACACAAGATTCGCTCCAGTGCACATGATTTCATGGAAATGAATAGGCTACGCTGACAGCACATTAGAAAGGGGGAGCGTGTGAGAGTGTGCTTATTAGCACCACTAGATATTTGTTCTTGGACGCTGTAAGCCTGACAGCGACTCCTTGAACAATAGAAACTCCAGTTAGATTCTTAGTTAGGTTCTTTTTTGTCAGcattaaactgattttattgACAGAGCAAGGAGGGAAACTCGTCCTGATGCTCGTCCACCATGCTCTCATGATTAAACTATTCCCTGTGAATGGGTGGCTGACTTTGTGTCATCTGAAAGGGTCTTGGAGctgttgaataaaatatgattgTCCAGTCCAGCCACAATGCAAAATTACTGGcaacccccccaaaaaacaaaagtgtctctgtgctgcagtgataGTTCTGTGAGGAAAGCCACTGTCCTCTGTCCTTTGGAGTTGGAGAGGAACGGGGGTGGAGGACAGCCCATCAGGCAGGCGTCTAGGATTCCAGTCAGGGCACAACTGatagagacacacactgaaCGTCTCCAGATGAAAAGCGTATGAATTTTAATGCAATGCATTGTTCTATATGTGGGAGACGGACTGAAGGGACCCTTGAGGCAGCGTGAGAATGTGAAAAGGGCGCTGTAGCTGCACGG is a genomic window containing:
- the qser1 gene encoding glutamine and serine-rich protein 1 codes for the protein LIQLKSPEPHQPNHQNHNQSQSQTSAAHSQFITVPNTQVLLEANQMILLQQPIVHHGQNPTKLVSVQGIQPTPSLGPVHVQYLHMDQELLGPTETQTQQGTVVSEENSGCPDSSKQHYSQSANQQSNAAKNHFALNSICFPESMLLADDRNILSNVDDILAATVAACGVTPQDFVKATSSAEAEMAVMASPIDSKSHFHNVDMRHMSPSFSSTQQQIITNTNSHTMAVTLNGVQMAADCQGQALHHSNSSELDTNGDGLSSENDHHMAGQMYDPSGLQSRVKGNAACIKTEDGVVECQGSEDFPKKKSRSKSLTKPGGLEEDSAQARAAKRNGQGKRQNSRGSDVSSPSSSNSVYDGCPQQERMWQRIREVEEKQPEVKTGFIGSFLDFIKSGPKQQYSPNPPRTVSRPRKPCTSSKPQTCILPTLPSKLQTLPSPLIPQESQGASSQQKRLDEDLQKNLETLPSFSSDEEENTGKNQALRNSISSVLSALDESSDRKTRTDNQIPALIMKPDQIPTMPHIVTETCLPQGIVPSQTTNTVSGGTAFAAKEESKDTSPGQLAVQLMSVAIEGLTDEELSDSGGEGMYRERDEFVVRNEDIESLKVTMRTGSEPPAIWKVQKALLQKFVPELRDGKRVFSATNSYLGYFGDAKTMYRRVYVKFLDTVNKREYVRVCSRKPRCKPMNSIRGVQVKTLLGLTATPSSVSQSQKPRPKQLKQRAEPPPKKRRKWKEAFSPTASGSSAEEGGEEDELNPPVPSASRILNTRTMKETFKSFVELLISIALDEDVMTALERANDELLLPHMKRVDGMITDNRKRLLHKLHIGQVLKTALDSFPEISVVTELKKDGETPAFKVRLSGKAYNKKTMKPYKMPNKVPQEYTVDQQKTQWFSLYHSLQHYKYHTYLMCKDEIASLRVQAGELGQEETVQKCLQNGAWVEGLFDRFGDLMNQVQQACR